A genomic window from Nosocomiicoccus massiliensis includes:
- a CDS encoding ABC-F family ATP-binding cassette domain-containing protein, producing the protein MIIMSLQNVEKNYGLTEILKNINLEVKSRETIGIVGGNGAGKTTLMKIMADELSYDGGNISTPKDISIGYLTQEMSLESDKTVREEMNLAFSHVLKVKDEIDIVTEWLTNHEYTHVDYNDQVKRLEYLQNFFEAHNGYTIDVEIKTVITGLNFSLEDLDRPINEFSGGQKTRLQLGKMLLYRPDILLLDEPTNHLDLETVEWLENYLNRYTGSVVVISHDRFFLDRIVDKIYEIEFQQGKLYHGNYTNYQKQKEEDYNRELGLYRRQQDEIKRLEMFVEKNIARASTSGMAKSRRKMLEQMDRIDSPTRDTRQAQFHFTIEKESGNDVLRVKELAIGYDEVINNDLNFFVEKEDRLLVLGPNGIGKSTLIKTIAKLLPPISGDIQYGTNVSIGYYDQKQAEFYSENTILEELWKEYPHFQEQDIRKILGQFLFTQDDVLKHVYQLSGGEKARIQLAKLMLQKNNLLLLDEPTNHLDIQSKEMLESALMDYPGTIIAVSHDRYFIKKLANRIMEMDTQKTKIINGDYEYYLHKKEEEEAQRAFVEETVEKYTNDDYLRQKELRSQIQKLSRESDKLQQRIEIIETEIEKVELEMTQPEVFNDFEKTNELNEKLESLNTELEDNLLEWEEIEIKKSELE; encoded by the coding sequence ATGATTATCATGAGCTTGCAAAACGTTGAAAAAAATTACGGTTTAACAGAAATTTTAAAAAATATAAATTTAGAAGTTAAATCGAGAGAAACAATTGGTATTGTCGGTGGAAATGGTGCGGGGAAAACAACTCTCATGAAGATTATGGCAGATGAATTATCGTATGATGGCGGTAATATCTCGACACCAAAAGATATTTCTATTGGCTATTTAACACAAGAAATGTCACTCGAATCCGACAAAACTGTACGTGAAGAAATGAATCTAGCATTTAGTCACGTATTAAAAGTAAAAGATGAAATCGATATCGTCACAGAGTGGCTAACAAATCATGAGTATACACACGTAGACTATAACGACCAAGTGAAACGTTTAGAGTATCTTCAAAACTTTTTTGAAGCTCATAATGGCTACACAATCGACGTTGAAATTAAAACGGTCATTACTGGACTAAACTTTAGCTTAGAAGACTTAGACCGACCGATAAATGAATTTTCTGGTGGTCAAAAAACGAGATTACAACTCGGTAAAATGCTTCTTTACCGCCCGGACATTTTATTACTCGATGAGCCTACGAACCACCTTGACCTAGAAACTGTCGAATGGCTAGAAAACTATTTAAATCGCTATACTGGATCTGTCGTCGTTATATCCCACGACCGATTTTTCTTAGACCGTATCGTCGATAAAATTTATGAAATAGAATTCCAACAAGGAAAATTATATCACGGTAATTACACGAATTATCAAAAACAAAAAGAAGAAGATTATAATCGTGAGCTTGGACTATATAGGAGACAACAAGATGAAATCAAGCGACTTGAAATGTTCGTCGAGAAAAACATCGCACGTGCATCGACGAGTGGTATGGCAAAAAGTAGACGTAAAATGCTCGAACAAATGGACCGAATCGATTCTCCAACGCGCGATACAAGGCAAGCACAGTTTCATTTCACCATTGAAAAGGAAAGCGGAAATGACGTACTACGTGTGAAAGAACTTGCGATTGGATATGACGAGGTTATCAATAACGACTTAAACTTCTTCGTTGAAAAAGAGGATCGTTTACTCGTTTTAGGACCAAATGGTATCGGTAAATCTACTCTCATTAAAACAATCGCAAAATTACTTCCTCCTATCAGTGGTGACATCCAGTACGGTACAAACGTATCGATTGGTTACTATGATCAAAAACAAGCAGAGTTCTATTCTGAAAACACGATACTTGAAGAGTTGTGGAAAGAGTATCCTCATTTTCAAGAACAAGATATTCGTAAAATACTCGGACAATTTTTATTCACACAAGATGACGTACTTAAGCATGTCTATCAGTTAAGTGGAGGAGAAAAAGCACGCATACAACTCGCTAAACTCATGCTACAAAAAAATAATTTGCTACTACTCGACGAGCCTACAAACCACTTAGACATTCAAAGTAAAGAGATGCTTGAATCAGCATTGATGGATTACCCAGGTACAATTATCGCCGTATCGCACGACAGGTACTTCATCAAAAAGCTAGCAAATCGCATTATGGAAATGGATACGCAAAAAACGAAAATCATAAATGGTGACTATGAATACTATCTCCATAAAAAAGAAGAGGAAGAAGCACAACGTGCATTTGTAGAGGAAACAGTGGAGAAATATACTAACGACGATTACCTAAGACAAAAAGAACTTCGTAGCCAAATACAAAAACTATCGAGAGAAAGCGACAAACTTCAACAAAGAATAGAAATAATCGAGACAGAAATTGAAAAAGTCGAATTAGAAATGACACAGCCAGAAGTATTCAACGATTTTGAGAAAACAAATGAACTGAATGAGAAGCTCGAGTCACTGAATACTGAACTCGAAGATAATCTATTAGAATGGGAAGAAATAGAGATTAAAAAATCAGAACTCGAATAA
- a CDS encoding helix-turn-helix domain-containing protein yields MKYKKHSFEFKVKVVNEYLNEAGGYKFLGEKHNVDRLLVQTWVKQYNTYGYQGLTKSLSNTQYTSEFKRAVLKYREENQLSYRETAEHFGIKHFSTIANWNRKIQEGGPAALEGKQGRPIKHMPNKENNQKQVSKSEPLNETEREELERLREELRMKELENIILKKLNALPTDPTDKKRK; encoded by the coding sequence ATGAAGTATAAAAAGCATAGCTTTGAATTTAAGGTAAAAGTAGTTAATGAATATTTAAATGAAGCAGGAGGATATAAATTTTTAGGTGAAAAGCATAATGTGGATAGATTGCTTGTTCAAACATGGGTAAAACAATACAACACATATGGCTATCAGGGCCTCACTAAATCTCTAAGTAATACTCAATATACTAGTGAATTTAAGCGAGCTGTTTTAAAATATAGAGAAGAAAATCAATTGTCTTATAGAGAAACAGCGGAACACTTTGGTATCAAGCATTTTTCAACAATCGCTAACTGGAATCGCAAGATTCAAGAAGGTGGCCCAGCTGCTCTAGAGGGCAAACAAGGGAGACCAATAAAACATATGCCTAATAAAGAAAATAACCAAAAACAAGTATCGAAGAGTGAACCACTGAATGAAACAGAACGCGAAGAGTTAGAACGTCTAAGAGAAGAACTAAGAATGAAAGAACTGGAAAATATCATTCTAAAAAAGTTAAATGCCTTACCGACAGATCCAACAGACAAAAAACGAAAGTAG
- the tsaD gene encoding tRNA (adenosine(37)-N6)-threonylcarbamoyltransferase complex transferase subunit TsaD: MEKNINILAIETSCDETAASVIQNGNTVLSNIVVSQIESHKRFGGVVPEVASRHHVESITRVIEEALHEANVTPKELDAVAVTYGPGLIGALLVGVNAAKAFAFAHDLPLIPVHHIAGHIYANQLEHDVKFPLIALIVSGGHTELVKMEDHLQFEVIGETLDDAVGEAYDKVARVIGLPYPGGPEIDKLSKEGIDTYNFPRALQDEGYNFSFSGLKSNVINTLHNERQKNIEIKPANVAKSFQESVVDVLTTKTMRALDEENIKTLIVAGGVAANSGLRERFETLTKENGVELYIPSLKYCTDNAAMIGAVAYEQYKRGDFADLNLNGYNYIDIEDVIY; encoded by the coding sequence ATGGAGAAAAATATTAATATATTGGCGATAGAAACAAGCTGCGATGAGACTGCTGCGAGTGTTATACAAAATGGGAATACTGTTCTTTCAAATATCGTCGTGAGTCAAATAGAGAGTCACAAGCGTTTTGGAGGTGTCGTTCCAGAAGTCGCATCAAGACATCACGTTGAGTCTATTACCCGAGTGATAGAAGAGGCACTTCACGAGGCGAACGTCACACCAAAAGAACTCGATGCGGTTGCAGTAACATATGGACCAGGTTTAATCGGAGCGTTACTCGTCGGTGTAAACGCAGCGAAAGCATTTGCGTTCGCACATGATTTACCACTTATTCCTGTCCACCATATCGCAGGACATATATATGCAAATCAATTAGAGCATGACGTAAAATTCCCACTCATTGCGTTAATCGTGTCAGGTGGGCATACTGAGCTTGTTAAAATGGAAGACCATTTACAGTTTGAAGTGATCGGTGAAACTCTAGACGATGCGGTAGGAGAGGCATATGACAAAGTCGCTCGTGTAATCGGATTACCGTATCCAGGTGGTCCAGAAATAGATAAGTTATCTAAAGAAGGCATCGATACGTACAATTTCCCACGTGCATTGCAAGATGAGGGATATAACTTTAGCTTTAGTGGTTTAAAATCAAACGTAATTAACACACTTCACAATGAAAGACAGAAAAACATCGAAATTAAACCAGCAAATGTTGCGAAAAGCTTCCAGGAAAGCGTCGTAGATGTCTTAACGACAAAAACAATGCGCGCTTTAGACGAAGAAAATATAAAGACATTAATCGTTGCTGGTGGAGTCGCAGCGAATAGTGGACTTAGAGAACGATTCGAAACGTTAACAAAAGAAAACGGAGTAGAATTATATATACCGAGTTTAAAATACTGTACCGACAATGCTGCAATGATTGGGGCCGTTGCGTACGAACAGTATAAACGTGGAGATTTCGCAGATTTAAATTTAAATGGATATAACTATATAGATATAGAAGACGTAATATACTAA
- the rimI gene encoding ribosomal protein S18-alanine N-acetyltransferase — protein sequence MEKQSIVIRPMNSDDVPAVQKIEVVSFPDSPWTEETYVHELCNNHFAHYFVAEKNDVIVGYIGLWIVVDDAQITTIAVSPESRGNGYANTLMDFIIDYCKPTVRQISLEVNVNNYHAIKLYESKGFVYGGIRKDYYGAGKDAHVMWVRLDGEKY from the coding sequence TTGGAAAAACAATCAATCGTAATCCGTCCGATGAACTCTGATGATGTTCCAGCAGTTCAGAAAATAGAAGTTGTATCTTTTCCTGATTCACCATGGACAGAAGAAACATATGTCCATGAACTGTGTAACAATCATTTTGCACATTATTTTGTCGCAGAAAAGAATGACGTCATTGTCGGTTATATTGGACTATGGATTGTAGTAGATGATGCACAGATTACAACAATTGCGGTCAGTCCAGAGTCGCGAGGAAATGGATATGCGAATACATTGATGGATTTTATTATAGATTATTGTAAACCAACTGTCCGTCAAATATCATTAGAAGTAAATGTTAATAATTATCATGCGATTAAATTATATGAATCTAAAGGATTTGTATATGGTGGTATACGAAAAGATTATTACGGTGCAGGTAAAGATGCACATGTCATGTGGGTGAGATTAGATGGAGAAAAATATTAA
- the tsaB gene encoding tRNA (adenosine(37)-N6)-threonylcarbamoyltransferase complex dimerization subunit type 1 TsaB, with the protein MKSLYIDTSNRALSVAVSDDVLLAEININVKRTHSETLMPVINEVLKLANVDKSELERIIVANGPGSYTGLRIGVTVAKTLAFSINIPIYTVSSLLVLAASYRGVVAPMMDARRGNCFSAIYDVDQNGYDVLEEPKLRTGKEYSDLVLKYGAVIVHNTLETQSFEVDGVHTTPRISSLIGMDDDLLTKVDAHDVVPDYLRLTEAERNWKNNQS; encoded by the coding sequence GTGAAGTCTTTATATATAGATACTTCAAATCGAGCGTTGTCTGTAGCCGTTTCAGATGACGTATTATTAGCTGAAATTAATATCAATGTTAAACGCACACATTCAGAAACGTTAATGCCAGTTATTAACGAGGTACTTAAACTAGCGAATGTAGATAAGTCTGAGTTAGAACGAATTATTGTAGCAAATGGTCCGGGATCATATACAGGGTTAAGAATAGGAGTAACAGTTGCAAAAACGTTAGCTTTTTCCATAAATATACCGATTTATACAGTATCAAGCTTACTCGTGCTAGCAGCAAGCTATCGTGGTGTAGTTGCACCAATGATGGATGCTAGACGTGGAAACTGTTTTAGTGCGATATATGACGTTGATCAAAATGGATACGATGTTTTAGAAGAGCCAAAGCTTAGAACAGGGAAAGAGTATTCAGATCTCGTGTTAAAATACGGTGCTGTTATTGTGCATAATACATTAGAAACACAGTCATTTGAAGTTGACGGTGTCCATACTACACCAAGAATTTCATCTCTTATCGGAATGGATGATGATCTTTTAACTAAAGTTGATGCACATGACGTTGTACCAGACTATTTAAGATTAACTGAGGCGGAGAGAAATTGGAAAAACAATCAATCGTAA
- the tsaE gene encoding tRNA (adenosine(37)-N6)-threonylcarbamoyltransferase complex ATPase subunit type 1 TsaE — translation MDKTIYINDLNDTKQLAETIGKYIKPGFVILLSGDLGAGKTKFTQFLGKSLGVKRAITSPTFNIIKSYKLNDNYLHHMDCYRLEQSDEDLGFDEYFNDFDITIIEWYNFIKEYLPNEFLKINIERIDENQRKFTIVSEGKQYEELVGVL, via the coding sequence ATGGATAAAACTATTTATATAAATGATTTAAATGATACTAAACAACTAGCTGAAACGATTGGTAAATATATAAAACCAGGTTTTGTTATTCTTTTAAGTGGTGATTTAGGGGCAGGTAAAACAAAATTTACTCAATTTTTAGGTAAATCTTTAGGTGTTAAGCGTGCAATTACTTCTCCAACTTTTAATATCATTAAGTCATATAAATTAAATGATAATTATTTACATCATATGGACTGTTATCGATTAGAACAGAGTGATGAGGATTTAGGGTTTGATGAGTACTTCAATGATTTCGATATTACGATTATTGAGTGGTATAATTTTATAAAAGAATATTTGCCGAATGAATTTTTAAAAATTAATATTGAACGTATTGATGAAAATCAAAGGAAGTTTACAATTGTATCAGAAGGTAAACAATACGAGGAGTTAGTAGGTGTGTTATAA
- a CDS encoding catalase has protein sequence MSKHYNPEEQKLTTLFGNPVGDRENTMTVGPRGPIVMQDPYFLDMMAHFDREVIPERRMHAKGSGAYGTFTVTNDITKYTKAKIFSEVGKKTEMFARFSTVAGERGAADAERDIRGFALKFYTEEGNWDLVGNNTPVFFFRDPKLFPSLNHVVKRDPRTNMNNPNSQWDFWTSLPEALHQVTILMTDRGIPSDFRHMHGFGSHTYAMINEDNERVWVKFHFRTQQGIRNYTAEEAVDVVGKDRESSQRDLYNAIEDGDFPKWKMFIQIMTEEQARNHYHNPFDLTKVWYKGEFPLIEVGEFELNKNPDNYFAEVEQAAFAPTNIIPGLGFSPDKMLQGRLFSYGDTQRYRLGVNHHQIPVNSPKGAANVCPFSRDGAMRVDGNLGSHINYYPNSYGAHNSQKDAKQPELNLELGQVYEYDFREDDDNYYEQPGKLFRLQSEEGKQTIFKNTAIEMAGVEEHIKKRHIFNCYQADEEYGKGVAEALGIDINDVDLVNGDHPFEGKPVQVKKD, from the coding sequence ATGTCAAAACACTATAACCCTGAAGAACAAAAGTTAACGACTCTATTCGGTAACCCTGTAGGTGACCGTGAGAACACAATGACTGTTGGCCCACGTGGTCCAATCGTTATGCAAGATCCTTATTTCTTAGATATGATGGCACACTTCGACCGCGAAGTAATTCCAGAGCGTCGTATGCACGCTAAAGGATCTGGTGCTTACGGTACATTCACAGTAACAAATGATATTACTAAATATACGAAAGCAAAGATTTTCTCAGAAGTTGGTAAGAAAACAGAAATGTTCGCTCGTTTCTCAACTGTAGCTGGTGAACGCGGTGCAGCTGACGCTGAACGTGATATTCGTGGATTTGCACTTAAGTTCTACACTGAAGAAGGTAACTGGGACTTAGTTGGTAACAACACACCTGTATTCTTCTTCCGCGACCCTAAATTATTCCCAAGCTTAAACCACGTCGTTAAACGTGATCCACGTACAAACATGAATAACCCGAATTCTCAGTGGGATTTCTGGACGTCACTACCTGAAGCATTACACCAAGTGACAATTCTTATGACTGACCGTGGTATCCCGTCAGACTTCCGTCATATGCATGGATTCGGATCACACACTTATGCGATGATTAACGAAGATAACGAACGTGTATGGGTGAAATTCCACTTTAGAACACAACAAGGTATTCGTAACTACACTGCTGAAGAAGCAGTAGATGTTGTCGGTAAAGACCGTGAATCTTCACAACGTGACCTATACAACGCGATTGAAGATGGAGACTTCCCTAAATGGAAAATGTTCATCCAAATAATGACTGAAGAGCAAGCAAGAAATCATTACCACAACCCGTTCGATTTAACAAAAGTATGGTATAAAGGTGAATTCCCATTAATCGAAGTTGGTGAGTTCGAGTTAAATAAAAACCCTGACAACTACTTTGCAGAAGTAGAACAAGCAGCGTTTGCACCAACAAACATCATTCCTGGTCTTGGATTCTCACCAGACAAAATGTTACAAGGTCGTTTATTCTCATATGGAGATACTCAGCGTTACCGCTTAGGTGTAAACCATCACCAAATTCCGGTAAACTCACCAAAAGGTGCAGCTAACGTATGTCCATTCAGCCGTGACGGTGCGATGAGAGTTGACGGTAACTTAGGTTCACATATCAACTATTATCCAAATAGTTACGGTGCACACAATTCACAAAAAGATGCAAAACAACCTGAATTAAACTTAGAGCTCGGTCAAGTATATGAGTACGACTTCCGTGAAGACGACGATAACTACTACGAGCAACCAGGTAAATTATTCCGTCTTCAATCTGAAGAAGGTAAACAAACAATCTTCAAAAACACTGCAATTGAAATGGCAGGCGTTGAAGAGCACATTAAAAAACGTCACATCTTCAACTGTTACCAAGCAGACGAAGAGTACGGTAAAGGTGTCGCAGAGGCACTCGGCATTGACATCAACGATGTTGACCTAGTAAATGGAGATCACCCATTCGAAGGTAAACCAGTGCAAGTTAAAAAAGACTAA
- a CDS encoding Tex family protein has translation MNETLVKELSSKLKIKSEYVLNVLNMLEENATVPFIARYRKEQTGGLDEVSIKQISDEYNYLEELEKRKEDVIRLIDEQGLLTEDLKNQILRQTSQARVEDLYRPFRQKKKTRATEAKRKGLEPLAEMIYKQDVDAKDIYKEAEQYINEEIKTIEDAVAGAKDIIAEIISDNPQHRMYILSVIQNHSEITSTEKKEHDDKTQIFEMYYEYSERVKTIPSHRILAMNRGEKEDVLRIGFQHDDDKITSYLYRQELKEKSKTKQLIEETIDDSLKRLILPSLEREIRNELTKKGETHAVNIFEENLKSLLLQPPLKNHTILGVDPAFRTGCKLAVIDSNGKFLEKNVIYPHSSKNTDKSEAIFKEIIEENKVTLIAIGNGTASRETEEFVANFLKKYKIEVPFIIVNEAGASVYSASDVAREEFPDFEVEERSAVSIARRIQDPLAELVKIDPKSLGIGQYQHDINQKFLNESLDFVVETAVNQVGVDVNTASYKLLEHVSGLNKTISKNIVEYRETEGITKQSDLKKVKRLGPKTFEQAVGFLRIVGGEEPLDQTPIHPEQYKNTYALLKSVGASIDELGEESIKEKLNTLDKRKYSEENDIGLPTLNDIIDSLIAPLRDIRDKYDTPILKSDVLELSDLKEGMKLSGTVRNVTDFGAFVDIGVGQDGLVHISQLANRYVKHPLDVVSSGDIVEVSVLSVDEKKNRISLTMKK, from the coding sequence ATGAACGAAACATTAGTTAAAGAGTTATCGAGTAAATTAAAAATTAAATCAGAGTATGTATTAAACGTACTCAATATGTTAGAGGAAAATGCGACGGTGCCTTTTATCGCACGTTATAGAAAAGAACAAACGGGCGGACTTGATGAAGTTTCAATTAAGCAAATTTCTGATGAGTATAACTATCTAGAAGAATTAGAAAAAAGAAAAGAAGATGTCATTCGCTTAATCGACGAACAAGGGCTACTTACTGAAGATTTAAAAAATCAAATATTACGTCAAACATCTCAAGCACGTGTTGAAGATTTATATCGTCCGTTTAGACAGAAGAAGAAAACACGCGCAACAGAAGCAAAGCGTAAAGGATTAGAGCCGCTCGCTGAAATGATTTATAAACAAGATGTTGACGCTAAAGATATTTATAAAGAGGCAGAACAATATATTAACGAAGAAATCAAAACTATAGAAGACGCAGTTGCAGGTGCAAAAGATATAATTGCAGAAATAATTTCGGATAACCCACAACACCGTATGTACATATTAAGCGTCATTCAAAATCACTCAGAAATTACATCGACTGAGAAAAAGGAACACGATGACAAAACGCAAATTTTTGAAATGTATTATGAGTATAGTGAACGCGTAAAAACAATACCATCGCACCGTATACTTGCAATGAATCGTGGAGAGAAAGAAGATGTGTTACGCATCGGTTTCCAACATGATGACGATAAAATTACGAGTTATTTATACCGTCAAGAATTAAAAGAAAAAAGTAAAACAAAGCAATTGATAGAAGAAACGATCGACGATAGTTTAAAACGTTTAATTTTACCAAGTTTAGAACGTGAAATACGTAATGAGTTAACGAAAAAAGGGGAAACGCATGCGGTAAATATTTTCGAAGAAAACCTAAAGAGTTTACTTTTACAACCACCACTTAAAAATCATACGATTTTAGGTGTCGACCCAGCGTTTCGAACAGGGTGTAAGCTCGCAGTTATCGATTCAAACGGTAAGTTTTTAGAGAAGAATGTTATTTATCCTCACAGCTCTAAAAACACGGATAAAAGCGAAGCGATTTTTAAAGAGATTATTGAAGAAAATAAAGTCACATTAATTGCGATTGGTAACGGAACAGCATCGAGAGAGACTGAAGAATTCGTTGCAAACTTTTTAAAGAAATATAAAATAGAAGTGCCGTTTATTATCGTAAATGAAGCGGGTGCTTCTGTGTATTCAGCGTCGGACGTAGCACGTGAAGAATTCCCAGATTTTGAAGTTGAAGAGAGAAGTGCGGTATCGATTGCCCGTCGTATTCAAGATCCACTTGCTGAACTCGTAAAAATTGACCCGAAATCATTAGGAATCGGACAGTATCAACACGATATTAACCAAAAATTCTTAAATGAGTCATTAGATTTTGTTGTTGAAACAGCAGTAAACCAAGTGGGTGTAGATGTAAACACTGCGTCTTACAAATTACTAGAACACGTTTCAGGATTAAATAAAACAATTTCAAAAAACATTGTAGAGTATAGAGAGACTGAAGGGATTACAAAACAATCAGACCTTAAAAAAGTAAAAAGACTAGGACCGAAAACATTTGAGCAAGCTGTCGGATTTTTAAGAATTGTCGGTGGAGAAGAACCACTCGACCAAACGCCAATTCACCCGGAGCAATATAAAAACACATATGCATTACTAAAATCAGTTGGTGCATCGATAGATGAGCTCGGTGAAGAGAGTATTAAGGAAAAGTTAAATACACTCGATAAACGTAAATATAGTGAAGAAAATGATATCGGACTTCCGACATTAAACGATATTATCGATAGTTTAATTGCGCCTTTAAGAGACATCCGAGATAAGTACGATACACCGATTTTAAAAAGCGACGTGTTAGAACTTTCGGATTTAAAAGAAGGTATGAAGCTATCTGGAACAGTAAGAAATGTTACAGACTTCGGAGCATTCGTTGACATCGGAGTCGGCCAAGATGGACTTGTCCATATTTCACAACTAGCTAATCGATATGTAAAACATCCGCTCGACGTTGTAAGTAGTGGAGATATTGTTGAAGTCTCTGTTTTATCAGTAGACGAAAAGAAAAATAGAATATCATTAACGATGAAAAAGTAA
- the sigB gene encoding RNA polymerase sigma factor SigB, whose protein sequence is MEQSQTRKELSRDEINRLITEYQETGSDEAQTRLVYHYEKLIESLAYRYSKGQSHHEDLVQVGMIGLLGAIKRFDLSFERKFEAFLVPTVLGEIKRYLRDKTWSVHVPRRIKELGPKIKRSTDELTNELERSPSVKEIAEYIGATEEEVLEAMEMGQSYNALSVDHSIDADNEGSSVTLLDVMGEEDDNYAQTEERLLIEKLLPILSEREQQIIRYTFLESLSQKETGEKIGLSQMHVSRLQRAALKKLRDSVKNTDIDI, encoded by the coding sequence ATGGAGCAATCACAAACTAGAAAAGAACTTTCACGTGATGAAATTAATCGCTTAATTACTGAATATCAAGAAACTGGAAGCGATGAAGCACAAACGCGTTTAGTTTATCACTATGAAAAACTCATCGAGTCACTCGCATATCGATATTCAAAAGGGCAATCACATCACGAAGACCTTGTACAAGTCGGTATGATTGGATTGCTCGGTGCAATTAAACGATTCGATTTATCTTTTGAGCGTAAATTTGAAGCATTTCTAGTACCGACAGTTCTCGGTGAAATCAAACGTTATTTAAGAGATAAAACGTGGAGTGTTCATGTCCCGAGGCGTATTAAAGAGCTTGGTCCAAAAATCAAACGTTCTACAGATGAGTTAACGAATGAGCTAGAGCGATCACCATCTGTTAAAGAAATCGCAGAATATATCGGTGCAACAGAAGAAGAAGTACTCGAAGCGATGGAGATGGGACAAAGCTACAATGCGTTAAGTGTGGATCACTCGATTGACGCAGATAACGAAGGTTCATCTGTGACGTTACTCGACGTAATGGGTGAGGAAGATGATAATTATGCTCAAACCGAGGAACGTTTACTTATAGAAAAGTTATTACCGATTTTATCTGAAAGAGAACAACAGATTATACGATATACATTTTTAGAATCTTTAAGTCAAAAAGAGACTGGAGAAAAAATCGGTTTAAGCCAAATGCATGTATCAAGATTACAACGTGCAGCACTTAAAAAGTTGAGAGATTCTGTTAAAAATACAGATATAGATATTTAA
- the rsbW gene encoding anti-sigma B factor RsbW, with the protein MSKNYEYIEMKIPAKPKYVGLVRLTLSGILNSAGATYEEIEDTKIAVSEAVTNAVKHAYSDSDNEITIGFAVSDGRVEIIVQDSGKSFDYETVKKELGPYKESDSVSFLREGGLGLFLIETLMDDVNVRRTQGVTISMVKYIGEGQVQKDGAITN; encoded by the coding sequence ATGAGTAAAAATTATGAATATATAGAAATGAAAATACCTGCAAAACCAAAATACGTAGGGCTCGTTCGCCTAACGTTATCTGGTATTTTAAATAGTGCTGGCGCGACATACGAAGAAATTGAAGATACGAAGATTGCTGTTAGCGAAGCGGTAACGAACGCAGTGAAGCATGCATATTCTGATAGCGATAATGAAATTACTATCGGATTTGCGGTATCAGATGGTCGTGTTGAAATTATCGTTCAAGATTCTGGAAAAAGTTTTGACTATGAAACGGTAAAAAAAGAACTTGGACCGTACAAAGAGTCTGATTCTGTAAGCTTTTTAAGAGAAGGAGGACTTGGGCTTTTCCTAATTGAGACACTAATGGATGATGTGAACGTTAGACGTACACAAGGTGTGACAATTAGTATGGTGAAGTACATTGGTGAAGGTCAGGTGCAAAAAGATGGAGCAATCACAAACTAG
- a CDS encoding STAS domain-containing protein gives MNIKIEVKEAQEVFYVKVGGELDIYTVPELKKVFNPIVSEGTHNLHVDLSDLTYMDSTGLGLFVGTLKDLNQYNNELRISGANDRVMKLFEITGLSDLIQITQSGANVDE, from the coding sequence ATGAATATTAAGATTGAAGTCAAAGAGGCACAAGAAGTATTTTATGTGAAAGTTGGAGGAGAACTCGACATTTATACAGTGCCGGAATTAAAGAAAGTATTTAACCCGATCGTCTCAGAAGGCACTCATAACTTACACGTCGATTTAAGTGACCTTACATATATGGATTCAACAGGACTTGGTCTTTTTGTTGGGACACTCAAAGATTTAAATCAGTATAATAATGAGTTAAGAATTTCAGGTGCAAACGATCGTGTTATGAAACTATTTGAAATAACAGGACTAAGCGACTTGATTCAAATCACGCAATCGGGAGCGAATGTAGATGAGTAA